ATTTTATCTCTTCTGCAACCTTTGCTGGCAGGGTATTCTTTAGCAAAGAGTCTACCTTTCTTTCTAAAATAACATATTTTTGAATTACCTCTTTTAGAAGTTTCTTTTGTATACTATCATCTTCAATTATAGCAAGGGAATTCAAATAATCCATTACAATGCTGTTCGTTGATTCTGACTCGAGATTATTTTCTTTATATAGAGTCAATATTGTTTTTGTTTTCATTATATGCCGTTCTTTACAGCCCTAACTCCTTATCAATTCCCTGCATGGCTTTGAGACTCAGCTCTGCAAATTCCTCCAGGGGGATATTGAGCTTTTCACACTCTCTGATAAGCTCCCTGTCAACACTTCTGGCAAATTCCTTTTGTTTCATCCTTTTTAGTATGGATTTGGCTTTAACGCTGGTGATCTTCTTGTCAGGATAAACCAGGGTTGTCGCAACGATCAAACCGGTTATGCACTCGGCACAGGTCAGGGCAAAGTCGAAATCTGTATCACGTTGTATGCCCAGTGCGTCCCCATTGTGGGCTTTGATGGCCTGGATTATCTCGTGGTCAATACCTTTCCCCTCTAGTATCCTTGCTGTTTCCAGTGCATGCCTGGAAGGGGTGTCTTTTGTCTCTTCGTAGTCCAGATCATGTAAAAGCCCTGCAATACCCCAAGCATCAGCATTATAACCCAGTCTTTCCGCCAATGCCCTCATAATTACCTCTGTAGCAAAAGAGTGTTTTTGCAGGTTGTCCTTCTTCAGATATTCGCCCATAAGTGAAAGGGCACCTTCTCTATCAATACCTAAATCTTTTCTTCTTTCCATCTGATCTTCCCCGACCATCCTTACCTTTTCTGCTCTATTAGTTATTGTTTCAATTTTATTTAGGTCTTTATTTATAGCCGAAGTTCAGGGGGGAGAGTTCCGGGGAGAGAGTTC
This genomic stretch from Thermodesulfobacteriota bacterium harbors:
- a CDS encoding HDIG domain-containing metalloprotein; this encodes MERRKDLGIDREGALSLMGEYLKKDNLQKHSFATEVIMRALAERLGYNADAWGIAGLLHDLDYEETKDTPSRHALETARILEGKGIDHEIIQAIKAHNGDALGIQRDTDFDFALTCAECITGLIVATTLVYPDKKITSVKAKSILKRMKQKEFARSVDRELIRECEKLNIPLEEFAELSLKAMQGIDKELGL